GTTCGGCTATCGCCTGTTAAACAGTATTGAAAGGTCTTAGTTTTAATTTTATTAAAATAAGCTAACCTTCCTATAGTATCTTTGCTGTAAGATTCCCACCATTTTAAAATTGAAAATAATGGCTTACAAATTTTACCGTGTTTATGGCAATAATATGTAGTTGTTACAGGTTCTTTTAAAGTAGCTAAATCTGCATGTGTAGTAGCCCTACATGAGCGAATTGTACGGCTTAATATGATACTAATTATTTTTTTAGTGTCAGAATTTTTTATTTTTTTAATCTTGTCAAAAACAAATTCAACTTCGTCTCTTATCTGTTGTGAATACCATTTATCAAGAAAACTATCAGCTTTATCCTGTTTTAATTTGATTTTGAATTCATCTACAAGATTTTCATAAATGGGTAAAAATTCTCTTTCTCTTTTATAAGAATCTTCTTCTTTTATTAAACCTTGTTTAAGATTGTACTTATATTCAGGAACTGGAAAATATTTATTGTTAAATTTGTTAAGCTCTGCTAAAAGTTTTAGCTCAAACTCTTGTACGTGAGAATCAAGTAAGAACTCTTTAAGAGCAATAGTGATTTTATCCAGCTCCTTTTTAACATCTTCCAAATCATACTTAGTTACTTTTCCATTGCTGATAAGAGCATTAAAAGCTGAGACATCTATGCCGATAGCATTTATTCCAAGCTCATTTGATTGCACTAATGTTGTTCCACTACCGCAGAAAGGATCTAGAACTATATCACCTTTTTTGAAATATATTTCTTTTTTAAAGTTATCAACATGATCATCAAGGAAATATTCCACAAGCTGAGGAATAAATTTTCCTTTGTAAGGATGAAGACGGTGGACGTGTTTAGTAGTTTCCGATTCAGTGTATTGATCAAAAGATAAAGCCCAGTTTAAATCATCTCCAAGCTTATCTTTCCAGTCCAGCTCTCTTTTGCCGTTGTAGGATTTATAGTAATTGACTAAATCTTCTTTAACAATTTGAGTAGATCCGTTATCTCCGATTTTCTTTACTCTACCGTATTGGATTAAGTAAGATATATTAGAAGGAGTTACAGTCTTTCCTAAATGTTGAGTTGCCCATTCACTGGCTTCTTTTATTGATAGTAATTCGTTCATTAAGTAAATTCGAGTATGCTTAAATAATTGTGGTATGTAAATATAAAGAAATTATATTTTTATTAATATAACTTAATAGAGTTTTTGGAGATACATTCCCAACGAGGACGTTGGGAATGAGGGAAGAGCACTAGCGTTGTGGATGATTGGATTCCCGCCTTCGCGGGAATGACATGTTGTGTGTTAAACCACCCCTAACCCCTCCTTGGTAAGGAAGGGGACATTGCAAATCCATTCATAATTCATAATTCTCAATTCATAATTGAGGAAAATTGCCTTTAATCTTTCACGGGTAAAAATTATATTTACAAATACATATTTGCGCTAAAAATGCGGCTATCGTGTATATTTTAATGCGAGACTTCAGCACGAAGTTTTTTTACGTTAGTGCCTGAAGTTTTTTTGTAATAGAAACTAATAACAAAAAGGATTTATAATGTCTAAAAGATTTCTTCCTGCAATAATTTTAATAATTTTTATTTCGACGGGACTTATTACCCTGCAAAGCTGTAACAAGAACGGCACTGATAAAAAAGATTCCACAAAATCCTCGGGCAATGACCTGATAAAGGGAGATAAGATCTCTTTGAAAATGCTTCCTAAGAAGGGAGATGTTTTCAGATATTCGATGGTGGCAAAGACGGTTACGAAGGAAAACTCGCCTATGACTGATAAAAAAGACGTAAGCCAGGAGCAGACGATAACTTACTATTACTCGGAAGAGGTAACTGATACGGCTAACGGCGTAACGGCTTTCAAGGTAAAGTACGACAGCATAAATGTTGTATCGGTAATTCCGACATCGAAAGATTCATCGGTGACGATTGTGTATAACTCGAACGTGAAGGACTCAATTTACAAGAAGGCGGATTTTATACAGTATAATTCTATCATCGGCGAGCCGTTCAATGTATCGGTAACTCCTAAGGGAGAGGTGACCGATATTTACGGACTGCAGAAAATCTATGATAAGATGTTCAAGGCGTTTGGGGATACACTGAAGGAAGCTGAGAAGAGCCAGATAAAGGAGAGCTTCGGGAACGATGCGATAAAATCGGTGCTGCAGCAGCAGTTCCAGATATTCCCTGATAATGACGTAGTGAAGGACTCTGCGTGGACGCGTTCATACGATACGCAGCTGCTGGTATTCCCGGGCAGAAACAGTCTGAAGTATAAGATTACCGATGTGAAGACGGAGAACGGCGAGGTGATTCTGACGATAGATGCAGACCTCTCGACTGAATTGCTGAAGGACGAAATGAAGGATAAGACTGTGACGTACAAGGTGGAGAACTCGAGCTTTAACGGAAAGGGCACGATACTATTTAATCTGACGAGGGGATGCGTTGTGAAGAAAGAGACGACGACGAAGATAGATTTGAATTTGAAGATGTCGGGCGGCGGGCAGTCGATCTCGAGCGCGCAGAACGTTTTGACGAGCATGAATGTTTATTTAATGAAATAGCAGCGATGAGAAAAAGTAAGTTTGGTAAGTTCTTTTAATTTTTAATATGGTAATCCCGCTCCGGCGGGATTATTTTTATACGGTAATTTTTTAATTTTAACCCTAGAAAAATGTTAAAAGTAAATGAGGTCAGTCATCCGTTAGTAGCGCATTATTTAACGATATTGCGCGAGAAGACGACGGGGAAAGCGCAGTTCAAGCAATCGCTGGAGAAGATATCGTATGTAATGGCGGTAGAGGTGTTTTCAAAGCTGAACAGCGAAGTAAAGATTGTTGAGACACCGTTAATGAAGGCCAAAGGCAGTAAAATAAAGAATAAAGTAGTGCTTTTACCCATTTTACGCGCCGGCTTAGGCATGACAGAGGGTTTTATGAATTTGTATCCGGAAATTATAGTTTCCCATATCGGGTTATATAGAGATGAAGAGAACCTAAAGCCTGTTAAATACTACTTCAAATTTCCTCAGATAAAAGATAAGGAACATGTGAATGTAATAATTGTTGATCCGATGGTTGCGACTGGTGGAAGTGTCATTTTTACTGTTGAATATTTATTAAGTATGGGAATAAAAAATATATCTATTGTTTCGTTGATAAGCGCACCTGAAGGAATAAATTCTATCGACAAGCGTTTCAGTGCAGCAGAAAAGGAAGGACTTTCATTTTATACATGTAAAATTGATGAAAAGCTAAACAATAAAGGTTATATACTTCCGGGCTTAGGTGATGCAGGTGATAGAATGTTTGGTACATAACAGAATTTACGAGTCAACCGAAAGGAATTAATAAAAAATGTTATCCACTTTATATAAGAAAAAATTAGATGAACTGCTTGCTGTCTGTCATAAAAATATACCTGCAAATAAGGTAAATGACAAACTGATAACTCACGCATTTCAGTTTTCACTTGATGCGCACAAAAATGATAAACGTGCATCGGGCGAACCTTTTTTTTCTCATCCATATGAAGTGGCTACTATCATTGCACGGGAAATAGCATTAGATGATGTCTCAGTTGCCGCAGCATTGTTGCACGATGTTGTTGAAGATACAAAATTTAATTTAAAAGATATTAAACTTGAGTTCGGTGATAAGATTGCTGAAATAGTTGACGGCGCAACGAAGATAGACGGTATTTTTGAAAACTACGAGCTAAAACAGGTAGAATCATATCGTAAAATGCTTCTCTCCATGACATCAGATATTCGTGTGATGCTCATAAAATTTGCCGACAGACTTCATAATCTTCGTACTCTTGAATTTCTTTCCAATCCACGTCAGATGCGAATGGCACAAGAGACGCTGGAAATATTCGCTCCGTTCGCTCACAGATTCGGACTCGCAAACGTAAAAGCAGAACTTGAAGATCTCTCATTCAAATATTTAGACAGACCTGCTTACGATGAACTTGCAAAAAAACTAAACGAAAAGAAAAGAGAACGTGATAAACTCATAAATAGATTTATAGATCCAATAAGGCAAAAACTTGCTACTGAAGGTTATAAATTTGAAATTTATGGAAGAGCAAAACACCTATATAGTATTTACAAAAAGATAAAAGCACGTAACAAAAGTTTTGATGAGCTTTATGATTTATTCGCAGTAAGAATTGTACTTGATACACAGGATAAAAATGACTGTTTCTCTGCTTATGGAATTTGCTCAAGTATTTACATACCCAACCCCGATAGATTTAAGGACTATATTTCTCTCCCAAAGCAAAACGGTTATCAATCCATCCATACAACTTTGGTGAGCAAAGAAGGTAAGATGGTTGAAGTTCAAATAAGAACCAAAGATATGCACGAAGTTGCAGAAAAAGGTGTTGCTGCTCACTGGAAGTATAAAGAGAATACAAATATAAACGATGAGAATCTTGAGAACTGGATGAAATCTGTTAGAGAGTCTCTTGAAAATGCAACTAAAGATGAGTCATCTTCCGCCATCATGGATAGCTTTAAGCTTAATCTTTATCAGGATGAAATTTATTGCTTTACCCCTAAGGGAGAATTGAAAGTCTTACCTGCAGGAGCAACCGCCGTTGATTTTGCTTTCGACATTCATACTGAAGTTGGTTACAAGTGTATAGGAGCAAAAATTAACGGAAAGATAGTTACATTAGATACTAAACTAAGAAGCGGCGATCAGATAGAAATTATCACATCAAAAAGTCAGACTCCCAAAAGAGACTGGGAAAAATTTGTTGTAACACATAAAGCTAAATCGGATATAAGAAAATATTTCAATACTGAAAAAAGAGTTTTAGCAGGTAGAGGAAAAGAAATTTGGGAAAAGAAAATCAAAAAACATAAACTTCATTTCAGCGAAGAATTGTTTTTAAAAGTTATTCATAAACTTAAGCATAAAGAAATTTCTCAGTTTTATTATGAAGTTGCTGCTGATGAAAAGAAAGCTGATGAAGCTATAGAGATATTATCAGATGTAAATAAAATTCAGAACCTTGATAAAAGTCCTCAGCTTAATGAAAAAATTGCAAAATCTAATGACCCCGTTGCTTCATTCGATAAATTTGTAAACGACGCAAGGTCACAGCAGAGTAAAATTTCTATTGGAGATTCTTCACTTGCTGATTTACAATATTCATTTGCAAAATGCTGCCATCCTATTCCCGGAGATGAAGTGATAGGGTTTATTACAAAAACTGAGGGTGTTAAAATTCACAGAAAGAATTGTAAAAATCTTGTTCATCTTTTTTTACAGGATCCCCACAGAGTTGTTGACATAAACTGGAGTGACAGCGGAACCGGAGATTTTACTGCAGGCATTAAAATTATCGGCGAAGACAGGGCAGGCATATTAAACGATATTACCAATACAATCTCGAAAAATTATAAAGTTAATATCAAAAGTGTTAACGTAGTTACAAAAGCATCAATGTTTGAAGGTAATTTCATTTTGCAAATCACAAATCTAAAACAGTTAAACGATATAATAGAAAAAATAATGCAGCAGGAAGGCGTATTTACTGCTTCCCGCTTTGACGAATAAATTCATTAATTAATTTCTTTTATTTATGAAAAAATTTATCCCCTTTTTAATTCTCACCGTAATTTCAATTTATATTTTTACTGGAAGTAAGAACATTAACACTTCAAAAATCTCAGAGGACACATTATACTTCGAAGGAGAAAAACATCTAAAGAATATTAAGCAATTAACATTCGGCGGAGAAAATGCTGAAGCATATTTTTCATTCGACGGTAAAAAACTTTCTTTCCAATCAACACGCGAAGGAAGAGATTGTGACCAGATCTACAAAATGAATATAGACGGCTCTGAACAAACTTTGGTCAGCACGGGTAAAGGCAGAACAACCTGCGCATATTACATGCCCGATAACAAACACATTCTTTTTGCTTCAACACATCTTGTGAGTGATTTATGTCCGCCCAAACCTGATTTAAGAAAAGGATATGTCTGGGCACTTTATGATTCTTATGATATCTTCGTTGCAACAGAACAAGGAGAAATTGTAAAGCAATTAACTAATGAAAAAGCATACGATGCCGAAGCAACAATTTCACCTTTAGGTGACAGAATAGTTTTTACTTCAACACGAAACGGCGATATTGATTTATATAGCATGAACCTGGACGGAACAGATATAAAACAATTAACAGATGAACTTGGATACGATGGCGGAGCATTTTATTCATATGACGGAAAGAAAATTATTTATAGAAGAACAAGATTTGAAAATGATGAGGCAAAAGAAAAATATAAAGAACTTTTAGGTCAGGGATTAATAAGACCGACATTACTTGATATATATGTAATGGATGCTGACGGAAGCAACAAAACAAGAATCACACATAATACATCAGCAAATTTTGCCCCGTACTTTTTTCCTGACGGAAAAAGAATTTTATTCTGCTCCAATATAGAAGACCCCCAGGGAAGAAACTTTGACGTGTATGCAATTAATATTGACGGAACGAATCTAGAAAAAATTACTAACTGTCCCGAGTTTGACGGTTTCCCGATGTTTTCTCCCGACGGGAAAAAATTAGTTTTCTGCTCTAACAGAAATGACAGAATAAAAGGTGAGACAAACGTTTTTATTTGTGACTGGGTAGATTAGTTTACACGTACTCACAAGTAACAGCAGCGCAGGCATAATCTTCTGTATGTGAAATGCTTACATGATAGATTAATTTGGAAAATTCATTCTCTTCTATATGATGAATGTAAGGTTTACCGCGTTTATCATTTAAGATTTCGATATCTTTCCATTTGAAATCTTTTCCAATACCTGTACCCAATGATTTTGAATAAGCTTCTTTCGCAGCGAACCTTCCTGCGAAATGAAGCTCCGGTTTTGAATATGTTTTGCAATAGGCAATTTCTGCATCAGTTAAGATTCTCTGAAAGAATCTGTCGCCATGCTCCTCAATTATTCTCTTAATCCTTTTTACTTCTATAATATCTATACCAACTCCTTTTATCATGCAATTCCGTTTTCGGTTTTTACGATTTTTATAAGTTCCCTTATATCATTTATATCATAATCAGAATCCGGATTTTCCGTATTGAATGTATCTCCGTATCTCGCAAAAACTGTTTTCATGCCCACAACTTTTGCTCCTACCATATCACGCTCAGCCCAGTCACCAATCATAAGACACTCTTTGGCTTCAAGATTTAATTGCTTCAATGCAAGATTGAAAGGTACAGGTGAAGGTTTTCTTTCGCGCGCCTCATCATAAGTAATAATTACATCAAAGATATGATGTAGGTTCAGATATGATAATCTTAACCATGCTTCTTTTGAAGGTGCATCGGAAACGATGGCGAGCTTTATTCCCATTTTGATGAGCTCTATCAGAGTTGAATAAACTCCGGGATATGTTTTTAAGTTCGCTTCCCGCTCTATTCTGTAAGCAACAATTCCTGCAGATAAAATTTTGTAATCAATCTTGCCGAGAAGATCAGTAAGCATCTGGTCAAATACAGTCTGAAATTCTATTCCCTCATCTTTATAAATTGCATCTATTCTTGCCTTTGCTTCTTCAAATGAAAGATTTAATCCGGCATCCTGCATTGCAACTATAGCAGCACGGACTGCACCGTTTTTCATAAGCATGAAATCCATGAGTGTGTTATCTAAATCAAATACTATCGCTTTTATCAAAATATTTTGTAATTAAAATTAATTTTTACTGCACTCTTTGCACACACCAAAAAATTCCAGTGAATGAGAAATATCTTTATAGCCTTTTTTAACCAACATCTTTTCAATTTCTTTTGTAAGGCATTGCTCAACGTTTTCAATCTTCTTACATTTTTTGCAAACTATATGGTGGTGGTGGTGCCTGTCAAAAACAAGTTCGTAACGCTTGAACTCATCTCTGAAATTTACTTCTGAAACAATTTTTAAATCTACAAAAAGATTTACCGTTCTGTAAATAGTGGCGAGGTCAATTTTTTTATTGTGATTATCTTTGTTAATAAGCTCGTGAATTTCAGACATCGTTAACGGATTGTGATTTGATTTTAATACTTTAAGTACGCCTAGTCTTGGCAAAGTTATTCTTTGTGAGTTCTCCAGAAGCACAAGCTTAAATTCATCATATGACATTTTATCAGTTTTCATTATCATTATTTATCGTAAGAATAAAATCCTTTTTTTGTTTTTCTTCCGAGCAAATTAGCATCAACCATTTT
The genomic region above belongs to Bacteroidota bacterium and contains:
- a CDS encoding site-specific DNA-methyltransferase — encoded protein: MNELLSIKEASEWATQHLGKTVTPSNISYLIQYGRVKKIGDNGSTQIVKEDLVNYYKSYNGKRELDWKDKLGDDLNWALSFDQYTESETTKHVHRLHPYKGKFIPQLVEYFLDDHVDNFKKEIYFKKGDIVLDPFCGSGTTLVQSNELGINAIGIDVSAFNALISNGKVTKYDLEDVKKELDKITIALKEFLLDSHVQEFELKLLAELNKFNNKYFPVPEYKYNLKQGLIKEEDSYKREREFLPIYENLVDEFKIKLKQDKADSFLDKWYSQQIRDEVEFVFDKIKKIKNSDTKKIISIILSRTIRSCRATTHADLATLKEPVTTTYYCHKHGKICKPLFSILKWWESYSKDTIGRLAYFNKIKTKTFQYCLTGDSRTINIFEELKKKNPEFGSLVQEQKIKGIFSSPPYVGLIDYHEQHAYAYDLFGFDRNDELEIGPLYKGKGKKAQDSYVEGISAVLNNCKKYLAEDYDIFLVANDKYNMYPTIAENSGMKIVNQFKRPVLNRTEKDKGAYSEIIFHLKEN
- the upp gene encoding uracil phosphoribosyltransferase is translated as MLKVNEVSHPLVAHYLTILREKTTGKAQFKQSLEKISYVMAVEVFSKLNSEVKIVETPLMKAKGSKIKNKVVLLPILRAGLGMTEGFMNLYPEIIVSHIGLYRDEENLKPVKYYFKFPQIKDKEHVNVIIVDPMVATGGSVIFTVEYLLSMGIKNISIVSLISAPEGINSIDKRFSAAEKEGLSFYTCKIDEKLNNKGYILPGLGDAGDRMFGT
- a CDS encoding bifunctional (p)ppGpp synthetase/guanosine-3',5'-bis(diphosphate) 3'-pyrophosphohydrolase, whose amino-acid sequence is MLSTLYKKKLDELLAVCHKNIPANKVNDKLITHAFQFSLDAHKNDKRASGEPFFSHPYEVATIIAREIALDDVSVAAALLHDVVEDTKFNLKDIKLEFGDKIAEIVDGATKIDGIFENYELKQVESYRKMLLSMTSDIRVMLIKFADRLHNLRTLEFLSNPRQMRMAQETLEIFAPFAHRFGLANVKAELEDLSFKYLDRPAYDELAKKLNEKKRERDKLINRFIDPIRQKLATEGYKFEIYGRAKHLYSIYKKIKARNKSFDELYDLFAVRIVLDTQDKNDCFSAYGICSSIYIPNPDRFKDYISLPKQNGYQSIHTTLVSKEGKMVEVQIRTKDMHEVAEKGVAAHWKYKENTNINDENLENWMKSVRESLENATKDESSSAIMDSFKLNLYQDEIYCFTPKGELKVLPAGATAVDFAFDIHTEVGYKCIGAKINGKIVTLDTKLRSGDQIEIITSKSQTPKRDWEKFVVTHKAKSDIRKYFNTEKRVLAGRGKEIWEKKIKKHKLHFSEELFLKVIHKLKHKEISQFYYEVAADEKKADEAIEILSDVNKIQNLDKSPQLNEKIAKSNDPVASFDKFVNDARSQQSKISIGDSSLADLQYSFAKCCHPIPGDEVIGFITKTEGVKIHRKNCKNLVHLFLQDPHRVVDINWSDSGTGDFTAGIKIIGEDRAGILNDITNTISKNYKVNIKSVNVVTKASMFEGNFILQITNLKQLNDIIEKIMQQEGVFTASRFDE
- a CDS encoding PD40 domain-containing protein is translated as MKKFIPFLILTVISIYIFTGSKNINTSKISEDTLYFEGEKHLKNIKQLTFGGENAEAYFSFDGKKLSFQSTREGRDCDQIYKMNIDGSEQTLVSTGKGRTTCAYYMPDNKHILFASTHLVSDLCPPKPDLRKGYVWALYDSYDIFVATEQGEIVKQLTNEKAYDAEATISPLGDRIVFTSTRNGDIDLYSMNLDGTDIKQLTDELGYDGGAFYSYDGKKIIYRRTRFENDEAKEKYKELLGQGLIRPTLLDIYVMDADGSNKTRITHNTSANFAPYFFPDGKRILFCSNIEDPQGRNFDVYAINIDGTNLEKITNCPEFDGFPMFSPDGKKLVFCSNRNDRIKGETNVFICDWVD
- the acpS gene encoding holo-ACP synthase; this translates as MIKGVGIDIIEVKRIKRIIEEHGDRFFQRILTDAEIAYCKTYSKPELHFAGRFAAKEAYSKSLGTGIGKDFKWKDIEILNDKRGKPYIHHIEENEFSKLIYHVSISHTEDYACAAVTCEYV
- a CDS encoding TIGR02253 family HAD-type hydrolase, whose translation is MIKAIVFDLDNTLMDFMLMKNGAVRAAIVAMQDAGLNLSFEEAKARIDAIYKDEGIEFQTVFDQMLTDLLGKIDYKILSAGIVAYRIEREANLKTYPGVYSTLIELIKMGIKLAIVSDAPSKEAWLRLSYLNLHHIFDVIITYDEARERKPSPVPFNLALKQLNLEAKECLMIGDWAERDMVGAKVVGMKTVFARYGDTFNTENPDSDYDINDIRELIKIVKTENGIA
- a CDS encoding transcriptional repressor, with protein sequence MKTDKMSYDEFKLVLLENSQRITLPRLGVLKVLKSNHNPLTMSEIHELINKDNHNKKIDLATIYRTVNLFVDLKIVSEVNFRDEFKRYELVFDRHHHHHIVCKKCKKIENVEQCLTKEIEKMLVKKGYKDISHSLEFFGVCKECSKN